Below is a genomic region from Ziziphus jujuba cultivar Dongzao chromosome 7, ASM3175591v1.
tttataatatttaaaatatttacaattattatttaaattttataaaaataaaaaagatattatttaaaattttttatttgaaaattttatattttacatcctaaactatataaaattgcaCTTTACATCCTCATTTTTCATCCAATATGCCAAACATGTGACAAATccgttaaaaagttaataaaaaaatggatgagGATGTAACGATGCAAATAAGTGAAGTTCATGGTacaaaatgctaaaaaaatatttatgatacaAAATGCCTAAGCATGTATAATTTAGGATGTATTGATGCCGATATCTCATTAATTGATTGTATTATATAGTTATGTAATTAGCTATaagatgacattttaatattattatatattttcttattttaaacttgtaattttaaataaatatttttaacccataaatttattaatgattacattgtatttatattatttgaattaattaattttaacaaatcaattttatgCAATGGTatcaattttgtataaattagTTAGTTTCGTATAAATAGGTTGACACGATAGAATTTgcccatttaataaataaattatacatgtaATCTCATATATTTTGCTTACTAAATAGGTAAATAGGTAAAATAAAGGGATATTGTTTTTCAGCATTCTATTAAAACAAATAGATACAAATACAACCCACCAATACAAATTGTtaactataattttattaatggaaGAAACCAGTGCATGATGtcttttgaaattaaaacaCAACGCCATTTAGGGCTTTCACCTAACCAAGTGGTTCGGAAATACTCTGAAGCATATTTTGCAAGCTTTTATGCATATTTTGACAAACCACTTGTATaccatttaattattaaattctgTGCATTATTTCTGGttgaatattaatattattatgtcaTTAATTAAATGCACAATTTTTTCCCGCTTAATTGACATTGACTAGTCTTAAAAACATTGCAAAACAATGACAGAATTGAAATGTGAATTGTGAATTGCCATGGACATCAAATATGCGgtattaatgataaaattaaagcATGACTAAGATTAAATTGGCGAACATTCTCTGGATATTAGAAATCGACATGTTACTTCACGTCTCAGAAAGACATAAATATAGGGGTCTTCAGACATGCGTTCATGGCCGTTCAACCAGCCATTGATTTTATTCTCATTTACGTGGTTGATAATGGACACATACAGAAATAATATTgtgcatgtatatgtatatatcatagACAGCATTCTCTTCCTTACTCTCTACAATCCCTATCAAATTACgttttacatatttatacataagtacaatatatatatatatatatatatatatatagataggatAAAACTACGATACGGACCATTTGTATGCGGATCCACATCAaagttgatatttaaaaaaaaaaaaacgtagaCTTTGATGTTATACAAATACagcaaagccaatgctttttttttttttttttcaaaatgtcgGTTTTGGTGCGGATTCGCATGCAAACAGTCCGCACTGTAACCttttcctctatatatatatgtgtgtgtgtgtgtgtgtgacacGGTTTGATCCTTACAGAGAACAATAATAAATGCTAAAATCAACCAACCCCTTGCAATAGCAATTCTAACACGATCCACAAACTCACCTCTCATACATTTATTTCCACCAAGCCCCAGCTCTTGTTATATGGCACTTGCATTATTCAACAAAACTGAAATTGTGTCTTACTCACAGTCATAACATGACTGAAGCCAGAGTATCCGTTTCCATGGAAAAGTCTCAAACTCGGCCTGAAAGCCCTTCCGGAACAGATCGTTTCCATAGCAGCCATGATCAAGTTGTTCACCCTCAGAGTATTGTCACACTCATACCCACCAAGTTTATCGCCGTAGCTGATGGCTTTGAAAGGAAAGAGCACTCCTGGTACAAGTACTAGCCAGGCCAAGCTATTAGCATTAGAGTTATTTTTATGCATATTTTCCTCCTATCTGTTTTTTGAACTTCTCAGCTTCTCCTCTTTCTTCTGCTTCAGGTTTATCTCTTCTCAAATCCCAACAGACTTTACAATTCAAATTCAGGAAGTCAGTTTCAGTGTTCATAAGGTAATTGAAAACGAAAGGTCACAAACTTTCAATATTTAATGATAAGAACTACAAAACTCTTGAAATTACTTTTCTTTCTCACAAGAGTGTCAAAAATAGGCTTACAAGGAATTTTCCCCATAAAAAGGTGGTATGGAAAAATTTAtagcttcttttttcttttgtggtattaaattttataacttttcaGAGAATATTGAATtctataaatcatatatatatatatatatatatacaccacctCACGTTAGATTTCATATTACCTCTTTGATGTTGTATCAGAGGTCAGATAAACTCACATGCTAGGTATCATAGTCTTCCAGCCAAAAGAAAAGCAGAAGAGGACCAAAATCTTAAGTTGTATTTGGCGTTTATCAAATTTGGTCCTTGTCATATGTATAATTAGATATGTAAATTGGTATAAATACCCATGTAAGATGACCTAATGGTAGTATTTCCCTACTTTGATTTCTTTCCTGAAACAGTATCCATTTGTATCAAAATGTGGCTATTTGAGTCGATTGGAACTACAGCCCTCAAAATCAGATTTCAGCTCTGACATCAAGCTCGAAAATTTCCCAGGTGGATCAGAAACCTTTGAAATCATACTAAAATTCTGTTATGGTCTCCCAATAGACTTAAACCCCCAGAATGTAGCTCCACTAAGATGTGCATCAGAATATCTGGAAATGaccgaagaacttgaagatggcAATCTTATTTCCAAGACTGAAGCCTTTCTCACGTTTGTTGTCTTCTCTTCATGGAAAGACACCATTACTGTACTCAGAGCTTGTGAAACTCTGTCTCCTTGGGCTGAGAATCTCCAAATTGTCAGAAGATGCTGCGACTCTATTGCTTGGAAGGCTTCCAGAGATACCATAACTGAAGATTCAGTCAATGAAGAAGGCTGGTGGTCTGATGAAGTGACTACTCTTCGTATTGATCATTTTATGAGGATTATAACAACACTAAGGGCGAAAGGTACAAGACCAGAAATCATAGGTAAATGCATCATGCACTATGCGGAGAGATGGTTGCCAGGCATGGATGTGGAGATGGAAGGACTAAGAGGGTATGGACATGTGAAGAAAGATTTGCAGTTCAGTATTCTAAGCAAAAGGAAAGAAGATGTAGGTATTGGACATAGCAAGGAGCAAAAAGCAATCATTGAAAGCCTAGTTAGTCTGCTTCCACCTCAACATGAAGCTGTTTCTTGTAAGTTCTTGCTGAAGATGCTACGGGCAGCCATGATGTGTTCTGCATCACCGGCTTTAATTTCAGAGCTCGAAAAAAGAGCAGGGATGATGTTGGAGCATGCTAACGTGAATGATCTTCTGTTTCCAAGATACAAAATTGCAGACCAAGGAAAACTTTCGAAGTGAGTACTCTACCTTCTCcaaatttattacttgtttgACTTGGCTTGATATCCCAATGGAATTTTGCTGTTAAAATCTTGCTAATCATCAGCAATGACTGGATCAGCTCCCCTGAAGAATGCACAATGCATGACATAGATGTGCTGCAAAGGATTGTAGAATACTTTTTGATGCATGAACAGCAACAGCAACATAAAACAGGAAAAAGCAATGTCAGCAAGCTCTTAGACAACTGCTTGGCAGAGGTTGCACAAGACCCAAATCTTTCAGTCACCAAGTTTCAAGTTTTAGCCGAATTATTGCCAGAAAATGCTAGAATATGTGATGACGGTCTTTACAGAGCCATTGACATCTACCTCAAGGTTCTTCTCACTACAAGTTTCTCCTTTCCTCTTATATTCTCTTCCATTTCGTTGTGTTTGATAAAGCAATTTTTAAAACCTAAAACAAGATCTCCTTTCTAGACTCATCCTTCACTACCCGAGCATGAACGGAGAAGGCTATGCAAAACAATGAACTGTGAGAAACTATCACTTGATGCATGCACCCATGCTGCACAAAATGATCGTTTGCCACTCAGAACTATTGTCCAGGTAAAGTTTTTTACGAATCCCATACCAACATAGCTACAGCCCacgtgttttatttttatagcatTATACATTCACACATGTTGAGTTATTTGCTACAGATACATGACAAATAatgtcaataatttttttttttaacattataggGACATTTAGGCCAAACTATTTCGTTCATTAACATCTGTAACAAGAAAATAATGCATCTAACATGAACAACAATATACAAGTGCACTGAGAGAAAAGTCGAACAGAATATTAAAGGATCTAGGTATTGGCCGAATATATGTTCaagaattaatataattaattaaatttccatcCCATGGACCAAGtttataaacataataaaataaatcttctAAGTTACCCTTGAGTGGCAGTTCAGGTGGTAAAGGGGTAGATGGGCAATATagagaaatatttaaaagtctACCTCTATTACAGATGATTTGCAGGTTCACTGATATTAAACTAAAAATCACCACCAAAAGTTGAAACCAAGACTTTTCTATTGAAACCAGCCCAAAAGTCAGCGGCTTTGGCACCACTAAATGATTATTTGTGCTTATTTGGTATCAAACAAATGTCAAAACCAACGAGGCAATCATAATCAGAATAAACAGTTCAATCTTAAAAAAGGGCCATCTTAGTTCCAAGTATATCATCCATaagaaaatacatcaaaaagactaTTCAGCCAAGCTTCGGAGTCGGATGATAAAATTATTCCTATAAATGGGTGTGTAACTGTGTAACTAATGTAGTTTACAATAAGTCTACACTCTGTATAAAAGACAATTTTCTGATAAATCTTCTTCTAATGTATCCTACATATCACTAAAATGTGTCGTATATTGGACAACAGGCTGCAAAATTTCCAATATGCCCTGTCTTACTTATAACTTGTTGTTCAAAAAGATACACTTGACATATTATACAAAACTAACAACCATGTAGCATTCGCAGGTCCTGTTTTCAGAACAAGTAAAGATGAGGGCAGCAATGCAAGAGAAGGAGGCAGCACCAAGTGGAAATAACTCTGAACAAGAGGGAAACCATTCATCTACAGACATGGAAATCAAGACTCTCAAAGCAGAACTCGAAAGTGTAAAGATGAAGATGATTGAACTACAAAACGACTACGTTGAGCTGCTACAAGACTATGAAAAACTAAGTAACAAGAATAAACACACATCAGGTTGGAGTATTGGTTGGAGAAGGATCAAGAAATCTTTTCATACAAAACCTGACAAAGATGAAACTGGTGGTGAAGAACAACAAAGAAGTAATCCCTCCAGAATCCACTTCAGACAAAGGCAATCCATATCCTAAATCTTCTTAACATGAAACATCCAGCAGCATAAATGCCAACTCTAGCCTTAGGCCTTCAAGAGCAAAATCTCCGTCTCCCGCCAAAGTTTGGCTAGTTTCTTACACACCATTAAAATCTCTGTCTCCCACCAAAGTTTGGCTAGTTTCTTATACACCATGTGCCAAAAATGATTGTCTGGTTTTGTTCAACCAATATACTAAGTAGACGATGTCTTTTCTTCGATATCTGCAGTGTATTCTACAACATCAAGTTGACCGCATGTTTTTCTACAAGccaaaaatctatttttattcttCTACCTTTTTGGCAAAGTTACAAACCTATACTATATAGCACTGGATATACCACATGGAAACACagacaaaaaaaaagttaaatcaaCATGAAGGATGTACTACCGAAGAATTATCATTACAGTCTATTCTTCAAAAGGAGTACCCAGTACCTGCAATTACATTGATTTTAAAGCaagcaaaatattttcttcaatcttCTGGAGTCACTAACACAAACATAAGGTATCCATCCATGTTGAGATAATGCTATCAAAAATGGCAAAATTCTGAGagaaaccgaaaaaaaaaaaaaaaaaaaaaaaaaaaagaagaagaagaagaagcaaactTCTTCAACTTTTGCCTTATTTCAAGCATTTTTACTATTCTAAAAGAGTTGATACCAGACCACCATTTTCGCAGTTGTCAACCAACAaaaatttaactttaaaatCTCCAAAATGAGTaacaaaaacaaggaaaaaaataaaagaaaataaaagaaaaacccatttctaaatatttctaaaaattatcTAGCGGGCCTCATGCTGCTCCAAGGGAACTTAGCCCCACTCTCGGCGCGATTCCCTGAACCCTTCTCAGGCTTAAACCTCTGAGACTCCTTCCCATCAAGCCAATGCCTTTTCACTTCACCTTCCTCGACCATGCTGGACTTGGGCTGCTTATTCATCTGCCGCTTGTCCTCCTCGATGATTCGGATCGGGTAAAGGTCCGGCGAGATTGAAAGCGGGTTCTTGAGGGTGACATATGCTTTCTTGTAGTCGGGTTTGGCAATCAACAACCCACCccgcttcttcttctttccgtCCATGTTAAGGGTTCGAACCTTTTCGACCTCGAAGCCATAGAGAGACTCAAGGACGCGCTTGATTTCGATCTTGGAAGCTGAAGGGATGGTCTTGAGAGCGATTTCTGTGATGTTGGTGAAGCTGGTAGGCATCAAAAGTTTGATGGGTATGTTTGCGAAGTAGACTACTCTACTTCCCAATCTGCTTCCcatggttctctctctctctctctctctctctctctctgttttcgtTTCTGGGTTTCTCCTTAAGGTGTGAACCATGAAGCAAAACCTGTACAAACCGAGCCGGAGGAGCTTTTCTAGCCCTGCTTTTCACAACGAAACGAGATTAAATGGGCCGACCCGACCCAGAcccaataatttataatatagtgtgtcaattttattttattttattttatttttgcattcgTCTTTGAATCCTTTgtcgttgaaaaaaaaaaatccaaattaaaaagtttgattttttttttttccccccacaaATGAAGAATGAAGTTTGCTATGAAGTATGTCCACAGTTAATATAGTTCTCTATGAGTTATAAAGTGATAAAAGTTTTCAtgcaaagacccaaaaaaaaaaacaaaaaaaaaaaaacttttttatatgaatttataaagTTCTAAGTTTTAGATGTGGCAGTTGAGATGGCTTAAAGTTGTTCATTCTCGATCCAGTTAAAATGtagtcattttaaaaaaataattgtgtttttcaaacttttttcatattttatattatccATTCAACTAGCGTTATCACCGGGCAGAAAAGTTTTCGgtttcaatttcttttatttttattattattattattattatttttgtcatttgTTCTATTCTACATACACATACTTAACAAGTATGGTTCCTTCTTAGATGACTTCCAACTAAACTCAGGAGTTTGATGAATGAGGCAGAAAAATTGTTCCCTTTTTCTGTTCGTCCATTTTCAAGGTTCGGATTTTGCCTTGGTAGCTTAACTTTCTGATTCTTATAGATTATAATTTTACCCCCATAAAAATACCATTCTCCGCGTAAAATCTAGCTATTCATAATCAGTGATGAGTAATTAAATCAGAGCTTTGTCTATGGGCTATCAATTCAATTAGCACCAAAGAAAGTCTCAAACAAATTTTTGGTTTGCCAACTTCATGGAAAGTTATATGATCAAGTGAAGCTTTATCAAACATATATAGAAAAGATAATAGTACAAAAGCTTCTTCTTTTTGGTTGTTGGTATATTTGATTTATTCCACACAAAGCCACAGCACTCAACCAAAGTCTTATATTTGTATGACTTGCATATTGTAAGCATTTTACCTGTACTACTAAATTAAATTCCAAGCTTTTATATCAGTGCATAGGGCATAAGGAAGACAAGGCCATGGTATCTTTGCAAACTTATAAGTAACGCACACACATAtattgcatttttaaaacaaaactaaagGAAAATTTGAAAGGTGTCTAGAAGATAGTTGACTGCCCAAAGCGGTAATATTGATTGATAACCCCAACTACACGTATATGGACGGGTCAAAATAAAGTATGGAATGCCTGCTTGCAGAAGGCAGTGAGTAGAACTATGGAATATTGCAAAATGTTGAACCAAATGGAATTTTAATCAATCAGGATCAGTGAGTAAAACCCCTGAATGTTACGAAGGTTAGgcttacattttcttctttttaacttGGTATGGATATTTCTGGTATATTGTAACGCTGGTGAGGACGAGTGGAAGAGCCACAAGACAATAAAGTGAAGGCGGTTTACCTTCAAAAACGAATTGCAGCAAGGCCGTAACAAGAAGTGCAGAAACAATGACGAAACCCTGCAATCAAATTAGACAAAGCATTGAGATATTGAGATTAATACTCAGCAGATAAAATTTAAGTATTATTTACCAGTCAGGGctaaatcatatgattttaagatttctAAATAATAAACATGCTATAAGAGTGTGAGTAATTCAACAATTCAAAACGTCAAGGACTTTATATCTTCTTTTGATTCTAGCATTCAATATCTGAAACAATATTAATGAAGCTAATTTGATTATGACAACATCTGACCACtgctatttatcttatatcttagGGAACTTGCCTTTCTAACACCACCAGCATAGCTTGTAACTAGGCCAACAAGAATTCCACCAAGGGCATTCGATATAACCGGGATCTGAGACAAGAAAAAGTTTAAAACTTTTGTAAGTTGAGTTGCATTGTGGGCATGCAAAATAACAAGGAACCATTACATGttcttcaaaaatataaatgcatttattatgttttacatttttttttaattttttttttttttgtatttgggaaaaaaatagaaaagggaaaaaagaaaaaagaagaaaaggtggATATTAAAAAATGCTACTCAAAGGAGTCTTAAACTCCAATCTGCCGGTTAGGCGCCATTCTTGAATTTATCATCTATACCATAAGGTGTGCTGAACTCCCAACTTCTATTAAAAGATGGAAATGAAAACTTCTACATTGAATTGGAATATCATTTAAATGTCTGAGCaggagagaaaaataataaaaacttaacTAAAATTTCATTAGTCCTCCAAACCAAGTTGAAGTTGATGATTGTCAAGAAAGGGTGCTATAAAGTCATAAGcaatcaataatattcaaattcatatGCACCGTCAGCATTTCCTCTAgaggaaaatattaaaacattacCAAAGTTAGTGGAGTCCAGGCATGAAAAAATCCATTTTGTCTGATGGCCTCACCATCTGGAGACTTATAGGTACTAACCAATAAGCAAAAACTTCCAACAAGAGACATTTCTACAGTCATTAAGTATGATGAATGTTTCTTGACCTGTACACAAGGTGATAATAAAGATATGCTGAGTGAGAAGATTATGTAATAATTCCTTCAGACCAGAGAAATCAAAATGTTTCACTAACCTGTGAAGCCCATTGACACAAAGAGGATGCCAGACCTGAGAGTACAGATGCAACCAAGACAGGAATAATcccataaaacaaaatttgatcGGCATTAGCCGCACTAGAACCTTTACTGGAGCCTTCACCAATACTAAGAAGAACAGCTGCAGTGATCAACAAAAACAGGGCCCCAATTTGTTGAATTGATTGCTTCTGCCTATACAAACCACATTAAATGTGACAAATTTGGCATTAGCCAATGTACAAAGAAGGTGTTTCACATTAAGTTTCTAATAAAAGATCCAATTTGCAAGAAGGTGTTTTTGCATCAGTTTTGACGGTTGCTGATACGTTTACGGGGATGACTTTTGGATGTAGAGACTACCTCAAATCAAACAAGTCACTAGCTTATAGTAATACATGCTTCAGAGTCAACATGATAACAGATATTAAACTTCTAAgatttaaccaaaaataaaataaaataaaacagttaTTAAGCTGCTAAGGGGATTTAACccccccaaaaagaaaaaaaaaaaaaaagaaaaaaaaaaagaagatattaaGCTGCTAAGGGCCAAGTCTAAGGCTAAGTAAGACAAACTAAAAGATTTGCAAAGTTTCCAGCTTCTAGAAAACAGATTATGTAATATTAACAAGCGCCCATAAGTACAGATTAGTTTGACAATGGCGACATTTTGGAACATACCTCAGTAGCAAGTATGTAAATAGGgcagtaaaaaatatttttgtctgGTTCAGCATTGAAAACGTGAGTGAATCAAGATTTTTGTAAGAAATCTGCAGCAAACTGTTCTGCAATGCATATATAGCTGCAGGAAGTCCTGATGCAGTCAATGCACCAACCAAAGTCCACTCCTTgtataatttcttcaaagtaccTTCTTTTGCCATGAAAATGATGGCGAATACAAcctaaaaagtatataaaaggAGCAGATTCAATCAGCAAGAATAGCAAGCGGAAAATTTAAACATGTTCAGAGccaacaataaacaaaaaacaacagaaactttatacaatatatatgtagatatatataggtTACCTTTGCTATCTCGCATGTGAGAACAGATGAAGTCACAATAACTTCTCGTCTGGAAAGATAATTTACAACGAGTTAATGACATGAAACATTATGAGATCATGCCACCTCGAGTAGCCTTTCAGAACAATATACACATAGAAAGCATAAAAGCTTGCCCTGATATATAGGAAGCAAGAAATAACTAAAAGCTTCAAATGAGACAGAATAAGGTTTTGGATGCAGAGCAAATCCATTTCATCATTCTTTCTTCTCAAATAGgactaaatttttattatatgaattCCCAACAGGAAAACCAAATAATagccaaaagaaaaattcaGTACAAAATGAGCATAAACATGTGGTGGGTAATCTAAAAGGTCATTGTCTAGGCCAGcaacaaaatattcaattattccTAGTCACTCTTAATTATTTTCCATCAAAACCCATTAGAGTCATATAGTTTTCATATTCAAAATCAATGTTACGCGTCCTTCCTTTATACTAAAAAATAACCAGCACGATTTCGATGgcattcaaattttcaattcccTGCTTCACAATTCAACTCGAAAATGCCCCAaacataagaatttttttttaaaaaaaaaaacccagatataaaaaatgaaaaatcggACTAATAAGACGTAAAATAGcgaatagattttttttttccccccccagTGGATCATGGTGTTGGAAGCAGCAGAAAATGAGCGAAAGTAAAGCACCTGATGCAGCGCTTAGAGATCAGAGGCTGAGCTCCGTATTGCAGAGAGAGCAAAAAGGAGTAGAACCAGACCCTTGCGTTCATATTCGACGAGCTGGGTACGCGGCCTTTGGGTTCGGCAGCCGGCATTTCGCTCCGAGATATTCAAATGGGGTTTTCTTGTAATTTTGATGATgttattgtttcttttctttattttccttatctttgttttttttttttttttttttcttttttt
It encodes:
- the LOC107425195 gene encoding uncharacterized protein LOC107425195: MVHTLRRNPETKTERERERERERTMGSRLGSRVVYFANIPIKLLMPTSFTNITEIALKTIPSASKIEIKRVLESLYGFEVEKVRTLNMDGKKKKRGGLLIAKPDYKKAYVTLKNPLSISPDLYPIRIIEEDKRQMNKQPKSSMVEEGEVKRHWLDGKESQRFKPEKGSGNRAESGAKFPWSSMRPAR
- the LOC107425194 gene encoding UDP-N-acetylglucosamine transporter ROCK1; amino-acid sequence: MPAAEPKGRVPSSSNMNARVWFYSFLLSLQYGAQPLISKRCIRREVIVTSSVLTCEIAKVVFAIIFMAKEGTLKKLYKEWTLVGALTASGLPAAIYALQNSLLQISYKNLDSLTFSMLNQTKIFFTALFTYLLLRQKQSIQQIGALFLLITAAVLLSIGEGSSKGSSAANADQILFYGIIPVLVASVLSGLASSLCQWASQVKKHSSYLMTVEMSLVGSFCLLVSTYKSPDGEAIRQNGFFHAWTPLTLIPVISNALGGILVGLVTSYAGGVRKGFVIVSALLVTALLQFVFEGKPPSLYCLVALPLVLTSVTIYQKYPYQVKKKKM